One window of Hoplias malabaricus isolate fHopMal1 chromosome 16, fHopMal1.hap1, whole genome shotgun sequence genomic DNA carries:
- the chrna4b gene encoding neuronal acetylcholine receptor subunit alpha-4b produces MSPARSFQLVLILCLQHTYVCTLIPARAHAEERLLQVLFSRYNKLSRPVANISDVVLVHFGLSIAQLIDVDEKNQMMTTNVWVKQEWSDYKLRWNPEDYENVTSIRIPSELIWRPDIVLYNNADGDFAVTHLTKAQLFHDGRIKWKPPAIYKSSCSIDVTFFPFDQQNCTMKFGSWTYDRAKIDLVSMDGDVDQMDYWESGEWVIINAVGTYNTKKYECCTEIYPDITYSFIIRRLPLFYTINLIIPCLLISCLTVLVFYLPSECAEKITLCISVLLSLTVFLLLITEIIPSTSLVIPLIGEYLLFTMIFVTLSIIITVFVLNVHHRSPRTHRMPHWVRQLFLHLVPRYLFMKRPPASGKRNCRKLIEMMHKPVVPQAMLLGTTALPPSETPCPDSGVVPSSPSSGHPREHASKAPLFCSSPSSQYSILQEEPTLAPRTPVLRYSQAHKSSASSPSSTLDTALGSLLHTLPLTEVCELYSHSAESVFIDTDQKEVPQHCCKHKGDALQTHTSADEGGNTGQCSRLKLLDTQISSSNCSKELKMGEMDSPLSQSLLRALEGVQYIADHLRAEDTDFSVREDWKYVAMVIDRIFLWMFVLVCILGTAGLFLPPWLAGMI; encoded by the exons TTTGTACACTCATTCCGGCACGTGCACATGCAGAGGAGAGGCTGCTCCAGGTTCTGTTCAGCCGTTACAACAAGCTCTCGCGTCCTGTAGCAAACATATCTGATGTGGTGCTGGTCCACTTTGGCCTTTCCATCGCGCAGCTCATTGATGTG GATGAGAAGAACCAAATGATGACCACAAATGTGTGGGTGAAACAG GAATGGAGCGATTACAAGCTGCGCTGGAACCCTGAGGACTATGAGAATGTCACCTCCATCAGAATCCCCTCTGAGCTCATCTGGAGACCTGATATTGTGCTTTACAACAA TGCTGATGGAGATTTTGCTGTGACACACCTCACTAAAGCTCAGCTGTTTCATGATGGCAGAATCAAGTGGAAGCCCCCAGCTATATACAAGAGCTCCTGCAGTATTGATGTCACGTTCTTCCCGTTTGATCAGCAGAACTGCACTATGAAGTTTGGCTCGTGGACGTATGACCGGGCCAAGATTGATCTTGTGAGCATGGACGGTGACGTGGACCAGATGGACTACTGGGAGAGTGGGGAGTGGGTCATCATTAATGCTGTAGGAACGTACAACACGAAGAAGTATGAGTGCTGTACAGAAATCTACCCTGACATAACTTATTCCTTCATCATTCGTCGGCTTCCTCTCTTCTACACCATCAATCTCATCATCCCATGCTTGCTGATTTCTTGCTTGACTGTCCTAGTGTTCTATCTGCCCTCAGAGTGTGCTGAAAAGATAACGTTGTGCATCTCAGTCCTCCTTTCCCTGACTGTCTTCCTTTTACTCATCACTGAGATAATCCCTTCTACTTCTCTGGTGATCCCTCTTATCGGGGAGTACCTCCTTTTCACTATGATCTTCGTTACACTCTCCATCATCATTACAGTATTTGTGCTAAACGTGCACCACCGCTCTCCACGCACGCATCGTATGCCTCACTGGGTACGGCAACTCTTCCTCCACCTGGTGCCACGCTACCTGTTTATGAAGCGTCCCCCTGCTTCTGGCAAGAGGAACTGCCGGAAGCTCATTGAGATGATGCACAAGCCGGTGGTGCCGCAGGCCATGTTGCTGGGAACCACTGCCCTCCCTCCCTCTGAGACTCCCTGCCCTGATTCGGGTGTTGTCCCTTCGTCTCCATCAAGCGGACATCCAAGGGAACATGCCTCTAAAGCTCCACTTTTCTGCAGCTCTCCCAGCAGCCAGTACTCCATCCTGCAAGAAGAACCCACACTGGCGCCCCGCACACCTGTGCTCAGGTACTCGCAAGCACACAAATCCTCAGCCTCCAGTCCATCCTCGACTTTAGACACAGCCCTCGGATCTCTGCTTCACACGCTGCCCCTCACTGAGGTATGTGAGCTTTATTCTCATAGTGCAGAGAGCGTGTTCATAGATACTGATCAGAAGGAGGTTCCTCAGCACTGCTGCAAGCATAAGGGGGACGCACTGCAGACCCACACCAGTGCAGATGAAGGTGGGAATACAGGACAATGCTCAAGACTCAAACTGCTAGACACACAAATCTCAAGCTCCAACTGCAGCAAAGAACTCAAAATGGGAGAAATGGACAGTCCCCTGTCACAGTCACTGCTGAGGGCCCTGGAGGGAGTGCAGTATATTGCAGACCACCTCAGAGCTGAGGATACTGACTTTTCG GTAAGAGAAGACTGGAAATACGTTGCCATGGTGATCGATAGAATATTCCTCTGGATGTTTGTGCTGGTGTGCATCCTAGGGACAGCTGGACTGTTTCTTCCTCCATGGCTGGCTGGAATGATCTAG
- the zgpat gene encoding zinc finger CCCH-type with G patch domain-containing protein, with protein MDEGSLEQAIETYNAQLRQVEAALACGLGASEQEDLLKLKEDLVQLIELTESSLISVKKSQLLALLEDPSATQTTPAKTQEQPRGANLDDEFTAFYSELSGCDGEAAQNLKPDDVVEEEEEEEEEEEEDISGTKVRAPFHTSWGTLEYHNAMVVCSEEPDGEENRVRVLYLYPTHKSMKPCSFFLEGKCRFMESCRYSHGEVVCVSELRDFLEANLTNMQPGSSCLAKHEDGIWYPAKITELEDGFYTVKFDSLLLKEAVLEADSVIPPLRPDESSSSSDSENDSEECDAGYAKVFSSFKEEDLTPANSTEFCGWEAHTRGIGSKLLLKMGYELGKGLGKTLSGRVEPVQAVVLPKGRSLDQCAELTQRKTRAAIGKDSSHTGKRKMKRKRASTSTRSDVFDFLNSKLGGGTHSSTTPSVSCSVSGVEAYQGGKSVKRSLNVQLFQTTERVSQVEKEIQRLTESLNRRTGRDATVLSRMEEKLAASRILLQQLKAQEQSIQRAQKKADTHKKMTEF; from the exons ATGGATGAAGGCAGCCTGGAACAGGCCATTGAAACCTACAATGCCCAGCTTCGGCAAGTGGAGGCTGCCCTGGCCTGTGGTCTCGGTGCCTCTGAGCAGGAAGACCTGCTGAAGTTAAAGGAGGATCTGGTACAGCTTATTGAACTCACAGAGTCCAGCTTGATTTCAGTCAAGAAGAGCCAGCTTTTGGCTTTACTTGAAGATCCTTCAGCAACACAGACAACACCAGCTAAAACCCAAGAACAGCCCAGAGGTGCCAACTTGGATGATGAGTTCACTGCCTTCTATTCAGAACTGTCTGGGTGTGATGGGGAAGCAGCACAAAATCTCAAGCCTGATgatgtggtggaggaggaagaggaggaggaggaagaagaagaggaagatatTAGTGGCACTAAAGTACGAGCACCTTTTCACACTTCTTGGGGAACACTTGAATACCACAATGCCATGGTTGTTTGTTCTGAGGAACCAGATGgggaagagaacagagtgagggTGCTTTACCTCTATCCTACACACAAGTCCATGAAGCCCTGCTCTTTCTTTCTGGAAGGCAAGTGCCGCTTCATGGAGAGCTGCAG GTACTCTCATGgggaagtggtgtgtgtgtcagaaCTGAGGGACTTTCTTGAAGCAAATCTTACAAATATGCAGCCAGGATCCTCATGTTTGGCCAAGCATGAAGATGGCATCTGGTATCCTGCCAAAATCACAG AGCTCGAGGATGGCTTTTACACAGTAAAGTTTGATTCCTTACTGCTAAAGGAGGCTGTCCTGGAGGCTGATAGTGTTATTCCTCCTCTTCGGCCAGATgagtcttcctcttcctccgaTTCGGAAAATGATTCTGAGGAGTGTGACGCAGGCTATGCTAAAG TTTTCAGTTCCTTTAAAGAGGAGGACTTGACTCCCGCAAACAGTACAGAGTTCTGTGGCTGGGAAGCTCATACTCGGGGCATAGGCTCCAAGCTTTTGCTGAAAATGGGCTACGAGTTAGGGAAAG GTTTGGGAAAGACCCTTTCGGGCCGCGTGGAGCCTGTTCAGGCTGTGGTCCTCCCCAAAGGTCGCTCATTGGACCAGTGCGCAGAGCTGACCCAACGGAAAACTCGTGCTGCCATTGGCAAAGATAGTTCACACACTggcaaaagaaaaatgaaaaggaaGCGGGCTTCCACTTCAACGCGATCGGATGTGTTTGACTTTTTGAACTCTAAGCTTGGGGGTGGCACTCATTCTTCCACCACTCCTTCAGTCAGTTGTTCAGTCAGTGGGGTGGAGGCCTACCAAGGAGGAAAGAGTGTCAAGCGCTCCCTTAATGTTCAGCTGTTTCAGACCACAGAAAGAGTGAGCCAGGTGGAAAAAGAAATCCAACGACTCACAGAGTCTCTAAACAGACGAACCGGAAG GGATGCCACAGTGCTGAGCCGTATGGAGGAGAAACTTGCAGCATCTCGTATCCTGCTACAGCAGCTGAAAGCTCAGGAGCAGTCCATACAGAGAGCTCAGAAGAAGGCAGACACACATaagaaaatgactgaatttTGA